One Falco peregrinus isolate bFalPer1 chromosome 6, bFalPer1.pri, whole genome shotgun sequence DNA segment encodes these proteins:
- the TTLL12 gene encoding tubulin--tyrosine ligase-like protein 12 isoform X2 — protein MQVEEADEEEEGDEEMEEELKKKPNPGNEPCFKVIVTNENGLQASNPNSIFLIDHAWTYRVEHARQQLLHVPGLLHRMTNLMGIDFHGEIPDEGSIEQVLQEMWKYNQTYQLSQGTAEEKVPVWYIMDEFGSRIQHSDQPSFATAPLFYLPQQMAYTVLWPLRDLETGDEVTRDYAHGETDRLIRKCVLLPWVPAEVLDVNCFTPEPSDEHYQAILAENKEKLPIAINPPVFDKGKVFKVFTDIQQVLNNLTHPRFVFTDNEGEADILYNFSHFKDYRKLSEERPEVMLNQFPCENLLTVKDCLASISRRAGGPDGPRWLPRTFNLQTELPQFISYFQQRDRRGEDNHWICKPWNLARSLDTHITNSLNNIIRHRESSPKVVCKYIENPVLFHREDVGMVKFDIRYVVLLRSVKPLKLYIYDVFWLRFSNRAFSLDDLDDYEKHFTVMNYAPGITLKQVHCEEFIPLFEKQYPEYPWTTVQANIFKAFAELFQVASAKPAPLGICDYPSSRAIYAVDLMLKWDTSRDGKRIMQPQILEVNFNPDCDRACKYHPTFFNDVFSTLFLDETESCHVTCIV, from the exons ATGCAAGTAGAAGAGGCagatgaggaggaagaaggtgatgaagaaatggaagaagaactaaaaaagaaaccaaatccTGGAAATGAGCCTTGTTTCAAAGTTATCGTAACAAATGAGAATGGGCTTCAGGCCTCTAATCCCAATAG CATTTTCCTCATTGACCACGCCTGGACATACAGAGTTGAACATGCCCGCCAGCAGCTGCTTCACGTACCGGGCTTACTGCACAGAATGACAAATCTCATGGGAATCGACTTTCATGGAGAAATCCCAGATGAGGGAAGCATTGAGCAAGTGTTGCAGGAAATGTGGAAATATAATCAGACCTACCAGCTTTCTCAAGGG ACTGCAGAGGAGAAGGTTCCTGTCTGGTACATTATGGATGAATTTGGATCACGCATTCAGCATTCAGATCAGCCTAGTTTTGCAACAGCACCTCTGTTCTACCTGCCACAGCAAATGGCTTACACTGTTCTCTGGCCTTTGAGAGACCTTGAAACTGGTG atgAAGTGACTCGTGATTATGCTCATGGGGAAACAGATCGCTTGATCAGGAAGTGTGTCTTGTTACCGTGGGTACCTGCTGAAGTGCTGGATGTCAACTGTTTTACACCAGAGCCATCAGATGAGCATTACCAG gctattttagcagaaaacaaggaaaaactaCCTATAGCAATAAACCCACCAGTTTTTGACAAAGGCAAAGTTTTCAA AGTTTTCACAGACATTCAGCAAGTCCTCAACAACCTGACACATCCCCGGTTTGTATTCACAGACAACGAGGGAGAAGCAGACATCCTCTACAACTTCTCACACTTCAAAGATTATAG AAAGCTAAGTGAGGAAAGGCCTGAGGTAATGCTGAACCAGTTCCCGTGTGAGAACCTCCTGACTGTCAAAGACTGCCTGGCATCCATTTCTAGACGAGCTGGAGGACCAGACGGGCCAAGATGGTTGCCTCGTACTTTTAACCTTCAAACAGAATTGCCTCAGTTCATCAGCTACTTTCAGCAACGTGACAGAAG aGGAGAAGACAATCACTGGATATGCAAACCATGGAACTTGGCCAGGAGCCTGGATACCCACATCACCAACAGTCTTAACAATATCATCAGGCATAGGGAAAGCAGCCCAAAG gTAGTGTGCAAATATATTGAGAACCCAGTTTTGTTTCACCGAGAAGATGTGGGGATGGTTAAATTTGATATCCGTTATGTTGTATTGCTGCGGTCTGTGAAACCACTCAAACTGTATATCTATGATGTATTCTGGCTGCGCTTTTCAAATCG GGCATTTTCACTTGACGATTTGGATGACTATGAGAAGCATTTCACAGTCATGAATTACGCTCCCGGTATCACATTAAAACAG GTACACTGTGAAGAATTTATTCCTCTGTTTGAAAAACAGTATCCTGAATATCCTTGGACAACAGTACAA gcaaatatttttaaggcatTTGCTGAACTGTTCCAAGTTGCTTCAGCTAAACCTGCACCTCTTGGCATCTGTGATTATCCATCGTCAAGAGCAATATATGCTGTTGACTTGATGCTTAAATGGGACACCAGCAGAGATG GGAAAAGAATTATGCAGCCTCAGATCCTGGAAGTGAACTTTAATCCTGACTGTGATAGAGCCTGCAAGTACCACCCTACCTTTTTTAATGATGTCTTCAGCACCCTATTTCTGGATGAAACAGAGAGCTGCCATGTGACGTGCATTGTCTAG
- the TTLL12 gene encoding tubulin--tyrosine ligase-like protein 12 isoform X1, producing MSADGELELSDFVALHGAALRASRVPARYWESLCRKLRGEVFDAGDYFGIMQVEEADEEEEGDEEMEEELKKKPNPGNEPCFKVIVTNENGLQASNPNSIFLIDHAWTYRVEHARQQLLHVPGLLHRMTNLMGIDFHGEIPDEGSIEQVLQEMWKYNQTYQLSQGTAEEKVPVWYIMDEFGSRIQHSDQPSFATAPLFYLPQQMAYTVLWPLRDLETGDEVTRDYAHGETDRLIRKCVLLPWVPAEVLDVNCFTPEPSDEHYQAILAENKEKLPIAINPPVFDKGKVFKVFTDIQQVLNNLTHPRFVFTDNEGEADILYNFSHFKDYRKLSEERPEVMLNQFPCENLLTVKDCLASISRRAGGPDGPRWLPRTFNLQTELPQFISYFQQRDRRGEDNHWICKPWNLARSLDTHITNSLNNIIRHRESSPKVVCKYIENPVLFHREDVGMVKFDIRYVVLLRSVKPLKLYIYDVFWLRFSNRAFSLDDLDDYEKHFTVMNYAPGITLKQVHCEEFIPLFEKQYPEYPWTTVQANIFKAFAELFQVASAKPAPLGICDYPSSRAIYAVDLMLKWDTSRDGKRIMQPQILEVNFNPDCDRACKYHPTFFNDVFSTLFLDETESCHVTCIV from the exons ATGTCGGCGGACGGCGAGCTGGAGCTGTCGGACTTCGTGGCCCTGCATGGGGCCGCGCTCCGCGCTTCAAGGGTCCCGGCGCGCTACTGGGAGAGCCTGTGCCGCAAGCTGCGTGGCGAG GTATTTGATGCTGGTGACTACTTCGGAATAATGCAAGTAGAAGAGGCagatgaggaggaagaaggtgatgaagaaatggaagaagaactaaaaaagaaaccaaatccTGGAAATGAGCCTTGTTTCAAAGTTATCGTAACAAATGAGAATGGGCTTCAGGCCTCTAATCCCAATAG CATTTTCCTCATTGACCACGCCTGGACATACAGAGTTGAACATGCCCGCCAGCAGCTGCTTCACGTACCGGGCTTACTGCACAGAATGACAAATCTCATGGGAATCGACTTTCATGGAGAAATCCCAGATGAGGGAAGCATTGAGCAAGTGTTGCAGGAAATGTGGAAATATAATCAGACCTACCAGCTTTCTCAAGGG ACTGCAGAGGAGAAGGTTCCTGTCTGGTACATTATGGATGAATTTGGATCACGCATTCAGCATTCAGATCAGCCTAGTTTTGCAACAGCACCTCTGTTCTACCTGCCACAGCAAATGGCTTACACTGTTCTCTGGCCTTTGAGAGACCTTGAAACTGGTG atgAAGTGACTCGTGATTATGCTCATGGGGAAACAGATCGCTTGATCAGGAAGTGTGTCTTGTTACCGTGGGTACCTGCTGAAGTGCTGGATGTCAACTGTTTTACACCAGAGCCATCAGATGAGCATTACCAG gctattttagcagaaaacaaggaaaaactaCCTATAGCAATAAACCCACCAGTTTTTGACAAAGGCAAAGTTTTCAA AGTTTTCACAGACATTCAGCAAGTCCTCAACAACCTGACACATCCCCGGTTTGTATTCACAGACAACGAGGGAGAAGCAGACATCCTCTACAACTTCTCACACTTCAAAGATTATAG AAAGCTAAGTGAGGAAAGGCCTGAGGTAATGCTGAACCAGTTCCCGTGTGAGAACCTCCTGACTGTCAAAGACTGCCTGGCATCCATTTCTAGACGAGCTGGAGGACCAGACGGGCCAAGATGGTTGCCTCGTACTTTTAACCTTCAAACAGAATTGCCTCAGTTCATCAGCTACTTTCAGCAACGTGACAGAAG aGGAGAAGACAATCACTGGATATGCAAACCATGGAACTTGGCCAGGAGCCTGGATACCCACATCACCAACAGTCTTAACAATATCATCAGGCATAGGGAAAGCAGCCCAAAG gTAGTGTGCAAATATATTGAGAACCCAGTTTTGTTTCACCGAGAAGATGTGGGGATGGTTAAATTTGATATCCGTTATGTTGTATTGCTGCGGTCTGTGAAACCACTCAAACTGTATATCTATGATGTATTCTGGCTGCGCTTTTCAAATCG GGCATTTTCACTTGACGATTTGGATGACTATGAGAAGCATTTCACAGTCATGAATTACGCTCCCGGTATCACATTAAAACAG GTACACTGTGAAGAATTTATTCCTCTGTTTGAAAAACAGTATCCTGAATATCCTTGGACAACAGTACAA gcaaatatttttaaggcatTTGCTGAACTGTTCCAAGTTGCTTCAGCTAAACCTGCACCTCTTGGCATCTGTGATTATCCATCGTCAAGAGCAATATATGCTGTTGACTTGATGCTTAAATGGGACACCAGCAGAGATG GGAAAAGAATTATGCAGCCTCAGATCCTGGAAGTGAACTTTAATCCTGACTGTGATAGAGCCTGCAAGTACCACCCTACCTTTTTTAATGATGTCTTCAGCACCCTATTTCTGGATGAAACAGAGAGCTGCCATGTGACGTGCATTGTCTAG